The DNA sequence CCGAGGTCGCGCGCGTGGTGGATCGCCGCGATCGCGGTGTCCTCGTCGAACGCGCCCCAGTCGCCGCCCAGCTGCCAGGTGCCGAAGGCGACCTTCGGCACTTCGAGGCCGCTGCGCCCCAGGAATAAACCCCCAAATAACTCTTTGACAGTCGTGCCAGACTGTCTCCATGCCGCACGACCACCTCCGGGTACTGGCCCACCCGCTCCGCATGCGCATCCTGTCGCTCCTGACGGGCACGGCGATGAGCGCCGCCGAAGCCGCACGCGAGCTCGGCGAGACGCAGGCGAACACCAGCTACCACCTCCGCCGCCTCCACGACGCGGGCCTGCTGGAGGTGGCCGAGGAAGTCCACATCCGCGGCGGCCGCGCGAAGCGCTACCGGCACCACCCGGAGTCGGGCAAGCGGCTCACGAGCCGCGACCCGGGCGAAGAGCGATTGCTGACGAAAGCGATCGCGGCGGAGCTGGTGCGCCGCGCCGATTCGCGCGCGGCGAGCCGCCCGGCGTCCTTGACCGACGCCGAACTGTGGGTGGCCCCGGAGGTGTGGACGCGGCTGCTGAAGCAGGCGACGGAGCTGAGCCAGGAGCTGCACGACGCGGCCCAGCCACCCCGGACGCCGGGGACGGTCCGGGTCAGCGCCAGCGTCGCCCTGTTCGAGCTGACCGACGGTTCGACGGAACCGCGATGAGCGCGCTCGCCTTCCCCGGTTCCCCGGAGCCGCTCGCGAAACTCCCCGGACCGTCCCGCACCCGACCACTCGCTCCCAGAATCGGACCAGTCCTGTGATCCCACTGCTCGCCCCACTGCGCGAAAACCGCTTCCGCGCCCTCGTCACCGGCCGCACGTTCGCCGACTTCGCCAACGCCGTCGCACCCTTCGCGCTCGCCTTCGCCGTCGTCGACCTGACCGGTTCGGCCGTGGACCTCGGGCTCGTCGTCGGAGCGCGGTCGCTCGCCAACGTGCTGCTCGTGCTGTTCGGCGGCATGCTGGCCGACCGGTTGCCGCGGTCGGTGATCCTGCAAGGCACCGAAACCGCGGCCGCCCTCACGCAGGCCGCCATCGCCGCGAGTGTCCTCTGCGGATTCGCGTCCATCCCGCTGCTGGTCGGGCTCAGCCTGGTCAACGGCGCCGTCTCGGCGATCTCCCTCCCCGCGGCGGCCTCGCTGACGCCGTTGACCGTCCCGGCGTCGCAGCTCGCGCAGGCGAACGCGCTGGTCCGGCTGCTCTCCAACGTCGGCCGCATCGCCGGAGCCGGGCTCGCCGGGATCCTCGTCGCCTTCGCCGGGTCCGGCTGGGCGCTCGCCGGCAACGCCGTGCTGTTCCTCGCCGCCGCGCTGACCTACCGCCGGATCCGCCTGCCGCGCGGCGAACGGGTGCCCGGCAGCCGTCCCCTCGCCGAGCTCGCGGAAGGGTGGCGGGAGTTCCGCGCGCGGGCCTGGGTGTGGCTGGTGGTGCTGCAGTTCATGGTGGTCAACGCGGTGACCGCGGGCGCGCTGCTGGTGATCGGCCCGCTGGTCGCCGACGACACCTTCGGCCGCACCGGCTGGGGACTCGCGCTGGCCGCCCAGACGGCCGGATCGCTGCTCGGCGGCGTCATCGCCGCGCACTGGCAGCCACGGCGGATGCTCCTGATCGGCGTCGCGCTCGTCGTGGCCGACGCCCTGCCGATGCTCGCCCTCGGCGAGACCCCGTACCTGCTGCCGCTGCTGCTCGCGATGTTCCTCGCGGGTGTCGCGATCGAGCAGTTCGCCGTCGCGTGGGACGTGTCGCTGCAGGAGAACATCCCGCCCGAGAAGCTCGCCCGGGTGTACTCCTACGACATGCTCGGCTCGTTCGTCGCGATGCCGCTCGGCCAGATCGCCGCGGGCCCGCTGGCCGAGCACGCCGGCCGCGAAGCGACGCTCCTCGGCGGCGCCACCCTGGTCGTCGCGGCGACCGCGATCGTGGCCGTCCACCCCCAGGTGCGCGGGCTGGTCCGCCGGCGCCGGAGCCCGGCGGACTCGCACTAACGGCTGGCGCGGGGTTCCGGCGTCAGGTCGCGGTGGCCGTCGAGACGCCACCAGCTCTCCAGTGTCTCGCGCAGCGCCTTCAGCAGCTCCCCACCGGTTTCCAGCGGGACCAGAGCGGCCTTCCCGTCGTCCACGCGCAGGGCCGCCGACAAGCGGTTGCCCTGCTCGACCAGCCCCACCACCACCCGGGTGGGCCGCCCGGCCGCGTCGGTGGTCGGGATGGCTCGTTCATAGCGCCAGCCTTCAGCGTTCACCCGGCCGACAGTGGCACAGCTTTCCCCGCTCCGGCCGCCGGTTCACCCTAAGGAGGGTCAGCTGGGCGACCAGGGCCGCACTTCCTCCAGCAGCTTCGCGACGGCGAGCACCAGGTCGTCCGAGTGGCGCGGGCCGACGATCTGCAGGCCCACCGGCAGCCCCGCCGACGTCCGCCCCGCCGGGACGCTGATCGCCGGCTGCTGAGTCATGTTGAACGGGTAGGTGAACGGCGTCCACTCCGGCCATTCGCTCAGCCCGCTGCCCGGCGGCACGTTGTGGCCCGCCTCGAACGCCGCGATCGGGAGGGTCGGGGTGATCAGCACGTCGTAGCGCGTGTGGAACTCGCCCATCAGGATGCCCAGCGCCGCGCGCTCGGCCGTCGCGTCGAGGTAGTCGCTCGCGCTCCACGTCTTGCCGAGCTCCCAGACCTTGCGCAGGCCCGGGTCGGTGCGGTCCTCGGAACCCGGCGGGAACGTGCCGAGCAGCTTCGCCGCGCCCGACGACCACAGGATGTCGAACGCCGGTTTCGGGTCCGCGAACCCGGGATCGGTCTCCTCGATGTGCAGGCCCGCGTCACCCAGCGCGCGCACCGCCGCGGCGACGATCGCCGCCACCTCCGGGTCGACGTCGACGTAGCCGAGCGTCGGCGAGAACGCCGCGATCAGGCCGCGCACGTCCCGCCGGACGGCCTCGCGGAACGACGCCACCGGCGGCGCCAGCGCGGCCGGGTCGCGGTGGTCCGGGATCGACAGGACGTCCAGCAGCAGCGCGGTGTCGTCCACCGAACGCGCCATCGGGCCGGCGTGCGAGAGCGGACCGAACGGGCTCGCCGGGTACAGCGGGATGCGGCCGTGCGTCGGCTTGAGCCCGACGATGCCGCAGAACGACGCCGGGATCCGCACCGAGCCACCGCCGTCGGTGCCGACCGACAGCTCACCCATCCCGGCCGCGACCGCCGCCGCGCTGCCGCCGCTCGACCCGCCCGCGGTCTTGGACGGGTCGACGGGGTTGCGCGTGATGCCGCACAGCGGACTGTCCGTGACGCCCTTCCACGCGATCTCGGGCGTGGTCGTCTTGCCCAGCAGCACCAGGCCCGCCTCGCGCATCCGCGCGGCGACCGGGCTGTCGACGTCCCACGGCTGGTCCGGACTGATGCTCCGCGAGCCGCGGACGGTCGGCCAGCCCTGGGTGAGGAACATGTCCTTGATCGACGCGGGCACGCCGTCGAGCCAGCCGATCGGGTTCCCGTCCCGCCAGCGGATCTCGGACGCCTTGGCCTGCTCCAGCGCCCGGTCGGCGTCGACGAGGCAGTAGGCGTTGCACTCGCCGTCCCGGGCTTCGATGGCCTGCAGCGCGTTCTGGGTCGCCTCGATCGGCGAAAGCTCACCGGTCGCGTAGGCGGCGACGAGCTCGCTGGCGGTCAGCATCCTGTCGTTCATCCGGCTCCCTGGTTCCCCGACGGCACGTAGCCGAGCGTCTTGTCGACGACATTGCGCAGCGGCTCCCCAGCCTGCCAGCGGCGGAAGTTCTCGGTGAACACCTCGACGAGCGTGTTCCGCCAGCCGACGAAGTCACCGGACATGTGCGGCGAGACGAGCACGTCCGGCAGCGTCCACAGCGGGCTTTCCGGCGGCAGCGGCTCGGTGTCGAAAACGTCGAGCGCGGCGCCGGCGATGGACTTGCTCCGGAGCGCGTCCACCAGGTCGGACGTCACCACCAGCTCGCCCCGGCCGACGTTGACGAACCGCGCCGACGGCTTCATCGCGGCGAACGCGCGCGCATCGAACATGCCCTTGGTGTACTCGGTCAGCGGCGCCACGGCGACGACGTAGTCGGCGTGCGGCAGCACCTCGGTGAGCCGCGCGGACTCGTGCACGACACCGAAGTCGGGATCCCCGGTCCGCTCCCGGCGCCCGGCACCGCTGACCCGCATCCC is a window from the Amycolatopsis sp. cg9 genome containing:
- a CDS encoding ArsR/SmtB family transcription factor, translating into MPHDHLRVLAHPLRMRILSLLTGTAMSAAEAARELGETQANTSYHLRRLHDAGLLEVAEEVHIRGGRAKRYRHHPESGKRLTSRDPGEERLLTKAIAAELVRRADSRAASRPASLTDAELWVAPEVWTRLLKQATELSQELHDAAQPPRTPGTVRVSASVALFELTDGSTEPR
- a CDS encoding MFS transporter produces the protein MPLLAPLRENRFRALVTGRTFADFANAVAPFALAFAVVDLTGSAVDLGLVVGARSLANVLLVLFGGMLADRLPRSVILQGTETAAALTQAAIAASVLCGFASIPLLVGLSLVNGAVSAISLPAAASLTPLTVPASQLAQANALVRLLSNVGRIAGAGLAGILVAFAGSGWALAGNAVLFLAAALTYRRIRLPRGERVPGSRPLAELAEGWREFRARAWVWLVVLQFMVVNAVTAGALLVIGPLVADDTFGRTGWGLALAAQTAGSLLGGVIAAHWQPRRMLLIGVALVVADALPMLALGETPYLLPLLLAMFLAGVAIEQFAVAWDVSLQENIPPEKLARVYSYDMLGSFVAMPLGQIAAGPLAEHAGREATLLGGATLVVAATAIVAVHPQVRGLVRRRRSPADSH
- a CDS encoding amidase, giving the protein MNDRMLTASELVAAYATGELSPIEATQNALQAIEARDGECNAYCLVDADRALEQAKASEIRWRDGNPIGWLDGVPASIKDMFLTQGWPTVRGSRSISPDQPWDVDSPVAARMREAGLVLLGKTTTPEIAWKGVTDSPLCGITRNPVDPSKTAGGSSGGSAAAVAAGMGELSVGTDGGGSVRIPASFCGIVGLKPTHGRIPLYPASPFGPLSHAGPMARSVDDTALLLDVLSIPDHRDPAALAPPVASFREAVRRDVRGLIAAFSPTLGYVDVDPEVAAIVAAAVRALGDAGLHIEETDPGFADPKPAFDILWSSGAAKLLGTFPPGSEDRTDPGLRKVWELGKTWSASDYLDATAERAALGILMGEFHTRYDVLITPTLPIAAFEAGHNVPPGSGLSEWPEWTPFTYPFNMTQQPAISVPAGRTSAGLPVGLQIVGPRHSDDLVLAVAKLLEEVRPWSPS
- a CDS encoding D-2-hydroxyacid dehydrogenase; the protein is MIASENQEAPVLAVLCGEQRPPDMRAVESGAVVRYTDAAGLPEALSGADALFVYDFLSTAVPGAWYAADRLRWLHIASAGVDPVLFPGLVESDVVLTNSRGVFDDAIAEYVLGVVLAFAKDFARSHDLQREGRWLHRESERIAGREVVVVGTGPIGRAIARLLRAAGMRVSGAGRRERTGDPDFGVVHESARLTEVLPHADYVVAVAPLTEYTKGMFDARAFAAMKPSARFVNVGRGELVVTSDLVDALRSKSIAGAALDVFDTEPLPPESPLWTLPDVLVSPHMSGDFVGWRNTLVEVFTENFRRWQAGEPLRNVVDKTLGYVPSGNQGAG